In one window of Thermus aquaticus DNA:
- a CDS encoding ABC transporter substrate-binding protein — translation MKRWLLAGLFLALSALAQGALKVGVVVSATGPAASLGIPERNTMLLIQEILERTGGVAGRKVQFTILDDASDTTQAVRNTRRLVEEGVVAVIGTTTTPASLGMIPVVAEAKVPMISLAASKDIIHPVDAQRYWVFKTPQTEELMARAIVADMVARGVKTVGYIGFNDAYGEGWARFFEAELKPKGLQLVVSERYNRTDTSVTGQVLRILARRPEAVLIGASGTPAVLPQRTLKERGYGGLIYQTHGVANPDFLRVGGKDVEGTLLPAGPILVAEQLPSGYPSKRVALDYIQRYEAKYGIGSYSTFGAHAWDAWLILRPALERALKKADPDKDLAAFRAALRDEIEATRGLVATHGVFTFSKEDHLGLRFEDSAVMVQVEGGRWKLVRTFR, via the coding sequence ATGAAGCGTTGGCTTTTGGCAGGCCTTTTCCTGGCCCTCTCGGCCCTGGCCCAAGGCGCCCTCAAGGTGGGCGTGGTGGTCTCCGCCACGGGGCCCGCTGCCTCACTGGGCATCCCCGAGCGCAACACCATGCTCCTCATCCAGGAGATCCTGGAGCGCACGGGGGGCGTGGCGGGGAGGAAGGTGCAGTTCACCATCTTGGACGACGCCTCGGACACCACCCAGGCCGTGCGCAACACCAGGCGCCTGGTGGAGGAGGGCGTGGTGGCCGTCATCGGCACCACCACCACCCCCGCCTCCTTGGGCATGATCCCCGTGGTGGCCGAGGCCAAGGTGCCCATGATCTCTTTGGCCGCCAGCAAGGACATCATCCACCCGGTGGACGCCCAGCGCTACTGGGTCTTCAAGACCCCCCAGACCGAGGAGCTCATGGCCCGGGCCATCGTGGCCGACATGGTGGCCCGGGGGGTGAAGACCGTGGGCTACATCGGCTTCAACGACGCCTACGGCGAGGGCTGGGCCCGCTTCTTTGAGGCCGAGCTCAAGCCCAAGGGCCTCCAGCTCGTGGTGAGCGAGCGCTACAACCGCACGGACACCAGCGTCACCGGCCAGGTGCTCCGCATCCTGGCCAGGAGGCCCGAGGCGGTCCTCATCGGGGCTAGCGGCACCCCCGCCGTCCTTCCCCAGCGCACCCTGAAGGAGCGGGGCTACGGCGGCCTCATCTACCAGACCCACGGGGTGGCCAACCCCGACTTCCTCCGGGTGGGGGGCAAGGACGTGGAGGGCACCCTCCTGCCCGCCGGGCCCATCCTGGTGGCGGAGCAGCTCCCCTCCGGCTACCCCAGCAAGCGGGTGGCCCTGGACTACATCCAGCGCTACGAGGCCAAGTACGGTATCGGCTCCTACTCCACCTTCGGGGCCCACGCCTGGGACGCCTGGCTGATCCTGAGGCCGGCCCTGGAGCGGGCCCTCAAGAAGGCTGACCCCGACAAGGACCTGGCCGCCTTCCGCGCCGCATTGCGGGACGAGATTGAGGCCACCCGGGGCCTGGTGGCTACCCACGGGGTCTTCACCTTCAGCAAGGAGGACCACCTGGGCCTCCGCTTTGAGGACAGCGCGGTGATGGTGCAGGTGGAAGGGGGCCGCTGGAAGCTGGTCCGCACCTTTCGCTAG
- a CDS encoding branched-chain amino acid ABC transporter permease: MDATILGFLLLDALQNGVVYGLLALALVLVFAVTRVILVPIGELLMFAPLSLVWLHGGKLPGTLWLALALGLLWALLSRGRGSLWPLGLGALLFLLALLGLKLPLLAYPAAILLVVYLGLATYRVFFQPMREATVLAYLIMAVGLHVAYQGLGLVFFGPEQYRPAPLLSGEVTVGLSWQGVLVLLFALSAVVALYLFFRFSLFGKALLAAAENRLGARLLGIRPEEAGMVAFAIASFLAAVSGLLLAPLINAAYFMGFMLGLKGFVAAILGGLLSYPVAFLGALLVGLFESFTSFYASAYKEALVFLLLVPALFFQSLKARAVEE; encoded by the coding sequence ATGGACGCCACCATCCTCGGCTTCCTCCTCCTGGATGCCCTGCAGAACGGGGTGGTCTACGGCCTCCTGGCCCTGGCCCTGGTCCTGGTCTTCGCCGTGACCCGGGTGATCCTGGTGCCCATCGGGGAGCTCCTCATGTTCGCCCCCCTTTCCCTGGTGTGGCTCCATGGGGGTAAGCTTCCCGGGACCCTGTGGCTGGCCTTGGCCCTGGGCCTCCTCTGGGCCCTCCTCTCCCGGGGGCGGGGGAGCCTTTGGCCCCTGGGCCTGGGGGCCCTTCTCTTCCTTCTCGCCCTCCTGGGGCTGAAGCTTCCCCTCCTGGCCTACCCGGCGGCCATCCTCCTCGTGGTCTACCTGGGGCTCGCCACCTACCGGGTCTTCTTCCAGCCCATGCGGGAGGCCACGGTGCTGGCCTACCTCATCATGGCCGTGGGGCTCCACGTGGCCTACCAGGGCCTGGGCCTCGTCTTCTTCGGCCCGGAGCAGTACCGCCCGGCCCCGCTCCTTTCGGGGGAGGTCACGGTGGGGCTTTCCTGGCAGGGGGTCCTGGTCCTCCTCTTCGCCCTGAGCGCCGTGGTGGCCCTCTACCTCTTCTTCCGCTTCTCCCTCTTCGGCAAGGCCCTTTTGGCGGCGGCGGAGAACCGCCTGGGGGCCAGGCTTCTGGGCATCCGGCCGGAGGAGGCGGGGATGGTAGCCTTTGCCATCGCCAGCTTTCTGGCGGCGGTCTCCGGGCTTCTCCTCGCCCCCCTCATCAACGCCGCCTACTTCATGGGCTTCATGCTGGGCCTAAAGGGCTTCGTGGCCGCCATCCTGGGGGGGCTTTTGAGCTACCCGGTGGCCTTCTTGGGGGCCCTTCTGGTGGGCCTCTTTGAGAGCTTCACCAGCTTCTACGCCAGCGCCTACAAGGAGGCCCTGGTCTTCCTGCTGTTGGTGCCGGCCCTCTTCTTCCAGAGCCTGAAGGCCCGGGCGGTGGAGGAGTGA
- a CDS encoding ABC transporter permease subunit: MRYLWFSLLLLPLLLSPFPFYLTLLNFFAIAALVALSLYVLTGLGGMTSFAQAAFMGMGAYATALLTVKGGYSPWLGLLLGLGLALVLALVLGGLTVRLKGHFLPLSTIAWQVALYILAGNLVGLTGGHTGLTDLPPLVLFGLPLDSAFRYAFLSLFLLALLVLALHNLRESRLGRALLALRGDALAAASFGVDPAALRLKAFLLSGFLAGLAGFLYAHFLRFVNPTPFSLEASIKYLVMAVAGGVGAIPGVLLGAALFTGLEDWLKDLLPLLLGRQGNYETIAYGLILAAILILAPRGLWPLLARYLPRREGRLPREAPLPERPLLGGEGQVVLEAQGLRKAFGGLLAVNGVSLRLRRGEILALIGPNGAGKTTTFNLITGAIPPDAGEVRLLGRPITGLPPHRIHPLGLARTFQHPHLFPELSVLENVALGTYARTRAGFLQVLLGLHRKEEARALATAYRALKRVGLESLALEKAERLPAGQQRLLEIARALASGASVLLLDEPGAGLRAGEKRELAHLLKSLAREGYSILIVDHDMDLIMGLADRVVVMNYGEKIAEGTPKEVQKDPLVRAAYLGEVA; this comes from the coding sequence ATGCGCTACCTGTGGTTTTCCCTCCTTCTGCTTCCCCTTCTCCTTTCCCCCTTTCCCTTCTACCTGACCCTCCTCAACTTCTTCGCCATCGCCGCTTTGGTGGCCCTTTCCCTCTACGTCCTCACGGGGCTTGGGGGGATGACCAGCTTTGCCCAGGCGGCCTTCATGGGCATGGGGGCCTACGCCACGGCCCTCCTGACGGTCAAGGGGGGGTATTCCCCGTGGCTCGGCCTCCTTTTGGGCCTGGGCCTCGCCCTCGTTCTGGCCCTGGTCCTGGGGGGGCTCACGGTGCGGCTTAAGGGCCACTTCCTGCCCCTTTCCACCATCGCCTGGCAGGTGGCCCTCTACATCCTGGCGGGGAACCTGGTGGGGCTCACCGGGGGGCACACGGGGCTCACCGACCTACCCCCCCTGGTCCTCTTCGGCCTCCCCCTGGACAGCGCCTTCCGCTACGCCTTCCTAAGCCTCTTTCTCCTCGCCCTCCTCGTCCTCGCCCTCCATAACCTCCGGGAAAGCCGCCTGGGCCGGGCCCTTCTCGCCCTGAGGGGGGATGCCCTAGCCGCCGCCAGCTTCGGCGTGGACCCGGCGGCTTTGCGGCTTAAGGCCTTTCTCCTCTCCGGTTTTCTGGCGGGGCTTGCGGGCTTCCTCTACGCCCACTTCCTCCGCTTCGTGAATCCCACGCCCTTTTCCCTCGAGGCCTCCATCAAGTACCTGGTCATGGCCGTGGCCGGGGGGGTGGGGGCCATCCCCGGGGTCCTCCTGGGGGCGGCCCTCTTTACCGGCCTGGAGGACTGGCTTAAGGACCTCCTCCCCCTCCTCCTGGGGCGGCAGGGCAACTACGAGACCATCGCCTATGGCCTCATCCTGGCCGCCATCCTGATCCTGGCCCCAAGAGGCCTCTGGCCCCTCTTGGCGCGCTACCTCCCCCGGCGGGAGGGCCGCCTGCCCCGGGAAGCGCCCCTACCCGAAAGGCCCCTTCTGGGCGGGGAGGGCCAGGTGGTCCTCGAGGCCCAGGGGCTCAGGAAGGCCTTCGGGGGGCTCCTCGCCGTCAACGGCGTGTCCTTAAGGCTCAGACGGGGGGAGATCCTGGCCCTCATCGGCCCCAACGGGGCGGGGAAGACCACCACCTTCAACCTCATCACCGGGGCCATCCCCCCGGACGCGGGCGAGGTGCGCCTCCTGGGCCGGCCCATCACCGGCCTTCCCCCCCACCGCATCCACCCCCTGGGCCTGGCCCGCACCTTCCAGCACCCCCACCTCTTCCCCGAGCTTTCCGTCCTGGAGAACGTGGCCCTAGGGACCTACGCCCGCACCCGGGCGGGCTTCCTCCAGGTCCTCCTGGGCCTCCACCGGAAAGAAGAGGCGCGGGCCCTGGCCACCGCCTACCGGGCCCTCAAGCGCGTGGGCCTGGAGAGCTTGGCCCTGGAGAAGGCGGAGAGGCTTCCTGCAGGCCAGCAACGCCTCCTGGAGATCGCCCGCGCCCTGGCCTCGGGGGCCTCGGTCCTCCTCCTGGACGAGCCGGGGGCGGGCCTTAGGGCGGGGGAGAAGCGGGAGCTGGCCCACCTCCTCAAGTCCTTGGCCCGCGAGGGCTACTCCATCCTCATCGTGGACCACGACATGGACCTGATCATGGGCCTGGCGGACCGGGTGGTGGTCATGAACTACGGGGAGAAGATCGCCGAGGGCACGCCCAAAGAGGTGCAGAAGGACCCCCTGGTGCGGGCGGCCTACCTGGGGGAGGTGGCCTGA
- a CDS encoding ABC transporter ATP-binding protein, giving the protein MLLVENLSVRYGPLEAVRGVSFALKEGEALAVIGPNGAGKTSLLRGLLGLARAEGRVVLDGAQVPSRTPEGLLARGVVLVPEGRALFPGLSVEDNLLLGGFTRFRRRENLRPDLERIYALFPRLLERRRQPAGTLSGGEQQMLALGRALMARPRLLLLDEPSLGLAPLMVREIYRILSGLKGEGTTLLVVEQNAKVALELADRGLVMEAGEMVLSGPAAALREDPRVVEAYLGTAEEG; this is encoded by the coding sequence ATGCTTCTCGTGGAAAACCTCTCGGTGCGCTACGGCCCCCTCGAGGCGGTGCGGGGCGTCTCCTTCGCCCTTAAGGAAGGGGAGGCCCTGGCGGTCATCGGCCCCAACGGGGCGGGGAAGACGAGCCTCCTCCGGGGGCTTCTCGGCCTCGCCCGCGCCGAGGGGCGGGTTGTTCTGGACGGGGCCCAGGTTCCTTCCCGAACCCCTGAGGGCCTCCTGGCCCGAGGGGTGGTCCTGGTCCCCGAGGGGCGGGCCCTCTTTCCCGGCCTCTCCGTGGAGGACAACCTCCTCCTCGGGGGCTTCACCCGCTTCCGCAGGCGGGAGAACCTGAGGCCTGACCTGGAGCGGATCTACGCCCTCTTCCCCAGGCTTTTAGAAAGGCGTCGGCAGCCCGCAGGCACCCTCTCCGGCGGCGAGCAGCAGATGCTGGCCCTGGGCCGGGCCCTCATGGCCAGGCCCAGGCTCCTCCTTCTGGACGAGCCCTCCTTGGGCCTCGCCCCCCTCATGGTGCGGGAGATCTACCGCATCCTCTCCGGGCTCAAGGGGGAGGGGACCACCCTCTTGGTGGTGGAGCAGAACGCCAAGGTGGCCCTGGAGCTGGCCGACCGGGGCTTGGTCATGGAGGCGGGGGAGATGGTCCTCTCGGGCCCGGCGGCGGCGCTTCGGGAAGACCCCCGGGTGGTGGAGGCCTACCTGGGGACGGCGGAGGAGGGATGA
- the paaI gene encoding hydroxyphenylacetyl-CoA thioesterase PaaI: MKDPFMAHLGFAVLHLAPGEAVVAGEVGEAHLNLHGTAHGGFLYALADSAFALASNSRGPAVALSCRMDYFRPLALGARVEARAKEVNLSRRTATYEVEVVAEGKKVALFIGTVFRLGGEAA, encoded by the coding sequence ATGAAAGACCCCTTCATGGCGCACCTGGGCTTTGCCGTTCTCCACCTGGCCCCGGGGGAGGCGGTGGTGGCGGGGGAGGTGGGGGAGGCCCACCTGAACCTGCACGGCACCGCCCACGGGGGCTTCCTCTACGCCCTGGCGGATAGCGCCTTCGCCCTGGCCTCCAACTCCCGGGGCCCCGCCGTGGCCCTCTCCTGCCGCATGGACTATTTCCGGCCCCTGGCCCTGGGGGCCAGGGTGGAGGCCAGGGCCAAGGAGGTGAACCTCTCCCGCCGCACGGCCACCTACGAGGTGGAGGTGGTGGCCGAGGGCAAGAAGGTGGCCCTTTTCATCGGCACGGTCTTTCGCTTAGGAGGTGAGGCGGCATGA
- a CDS encoding phenylacetate--CoA ligase family protein, producing MIFQPELETLSRERLEKLQDERLRFVVGYVYERVPFYRQRLDEAGVDPKAFGGLKDLHKLPFTRKDHLRENYPFGLFAVPREEVARIHASSGTTGKPTVVGYTKKDLQVFAEVVARSLAAAGARPGMMLHNAYGYGLFTGGLGLHGGAEALGMTVVPVSGGMTERQVMLIQDFRPEVISCTPSYAQTLAEAFRKRGVSPEALSLEYAVLGAEPWTEAIRKQVDEGLGVRSTNIYGLSEIIGPGVANECVEERQGSHIWEDHFLPEVVDPDTGEPLPEGKVGVLVLTNLTKEAMPLLRYWTGDLTFLTYEPCACGRTHVRMGPILGRTDDMLIIRGVNVYPTQVEAVLLGIPEVVPYYQIVVRREGTLDEAELKVEVSEEFFREIGEKALSDEVIEADHRLHALREKVAHKIKDTIGVSMRVTLLAPGQAPRSEGGKLRRVLDLRK from the coding sequence ATGATCTTCCAGCCCGAGTTGGAAACCCTTTCCCGGGAAAGGCTAGAGAAGCTTCAGGACGAAAGGCTCCGCTTCGTGGTGGGCTACGTGTACGAGCGGGTGCCCTTCTACCGCCAGCGCCTGGACGAGGCGGGGGTGGACCCCAAGGCCTTTGGCGGGCTTAAGGACCTCCACAAGCTCCCCTTTACCAGGAAGGACCACCTGCGGGAAAACTACCCCTTCGGCCTCTTCGCCGTGCCCCGGGAGGAGGTGGCCCGGATCCACGCCAGTAGCGGCACCACGGGGAAACCCACGGTGGTGGGCTACACCAAAAAAGACCTCCAGGTCTTCGCCGAGGTGGTGGCCCGCTCCCTGGCGGCGGCGGGGGCCAGGCCGGGGATGATGCTCCACAACGCCTACGGCTACGGCCTCTTCACCGGCGGGCTTGGCCTCCACGGCGGGGCCGAGGCCTTGGGGATGACGGTGGTGCCGGTCTCCGGAGGGATGACGGAGCGCCAGGTCATGCTGATCCAGGACTTCCGCCCGGAGGTCATCTCCTGCACCCCCTCCTACGCCCAGACCCTGGCCGAGGCGTTCAGGAAGCGGGGGGTTTCCCCGGAAGCGCTTTCCCTGGAGTACGCTGTCCTGGGGGCCGAGCCCTGGACCGAGGCCATCAGGAAGCAGGTGGACGAGGGGCTTGGGGTGAGGAGCACCAACATCTACGGGCTTTCCGAGATCATCGGCCCCGGGGTGGCCAACGAGTGCGTGGAGGAGCGGCAGGGAAGCCACATCTGGGAGGACCACTTCCTCCCCGAGGTGGTGGACCCGGACACCGGGGAACCCCTTCCCGAGGGCAAGGTGGGGGTTCTGGTCCTCACCAACCTCACCAAGGAGGCCATGCCCCTTCTCCGCTACTGGACCGGGGACCTGACCTTCCTCACCTACGAGCCCTGCGCCTGCGGCCGCACCCACGTGCGCATGGGGCCCATCCTGGGCCGCACCGACGACATGCTCATCATCCGCGGGGTCAACGTCTACCCCACCCAGGTGGAGGCGGTCCTCCTGGGGATCCCCGAGGTGGTCCCCTACTACCAGATCGTGGTGCGCCGGGAGGGCACCCTGGACGAGGCCGAGCTCAAGGTGGAGGTCTCCGAGGAGTTCTTCCGGGAGATCGGCGAGAAGGCCCTCTCCGACGAGGTCATTGAGGCGGACCACCGCCTGCACGCCCTAAGGGAGAAGGTGGCCCACAAGATCAAGGACACCATCGGGGTCAGCATGCGGGTGACCCTCCTGGCCCCGGGCCAGGCCCCGAGGAGCGAGGGGGGCAAGCTGAGGCGGGTCCTGGACCTGAGGAAGTAG
- a CDS encoding thioesterase family protein, producing the protein MRPIPIGYEAVFETVVTEAMTVDFEELGPVHPVYATYWMAKHMELAGRKIILPFLEEGEEGIGSYVEVRHLASALPGMRVRIIARHERTEGNRVHAVMEAYNELGDLLGRGRTEQVILPKAKVEALFARLRARWEAFRQGAASGDEKRKLGES; encoded by the coding sequence ATGCGCCCCATCCCCATCGGCTATGAGGCGGTCTTTGAGACCGTGGTCACCGAGGCCATGACCGTGGACTTTGAGGAGCTGGGGCCGGTCCACCCCGTGTACGCCACCTACTGGATGGCCAAGCACATGGAGCTGGCGGGGCGGAAGATCATCCTGCCCTTTCTGGAAGAGGGGGAGGAGGGGATCGGGAGCTACGTGGAGGTGCGCCACCTGGCCTCGGCCCTGCCCGGCATGCGAGTGCGGATCATCGCTCGCCACGAGCGCACCGAGGGGAACCGGGTCCACGCCGTCATGGAGGCCTACAACGAGCTGGGGGACCTTTTGGGCCGGGGGCGGACGGAGCAGGTGATCCTGCCCAAGGCCAAGGTGGAGGCCCTTTTCGCCAGGCTTCGCGCGCGGTGGGAGGCCTTTCGGCAGGGTGCGGCTAGTGGAGACGAAAAGCGCAAGCTTGGAGAATCGTGA
- a CDS encoding thioredoxin family protein — translation MAPALQTRLAQGMTFTQLLERSRHASLLLAFLEAAPPEPLPEEVAWVLALVEDWCPDCHQAAPVLAKAAGERARFFFRDENPDLREAYRLGEKRIVLTLVFLDRKLKELARWHGPPEEARAFFRARLAEGAPASREEKRALLAAYHRTFPRMAKAIREEWARLLRRASGPPG, via the coding sequence ATGGCCCCGGCCCTCCAGACCCGCCTCGCCCAGGGCATGACCTTCACCCAGCTCCTGGAGCGAAGCCGCCACGCCTCCCTCCTCCTGGCCTTCCTCGAGGCCGCCCCTCCCGAGCCCCTGCCGGAGGAGGTGGCCTGGGTCCTGGCCCTGGTGGAGGACTGGTGCCCCGACTGCCACCAGGCCGCGCCCGTTCTGGCCAAGGCCGCCGGGGAGCGGGCCCGCTTCTTCTTCCGGGACGAGAACCCGGACCTTCGCGAAGCCTATAGGCTTGGGGAGAAGCGCATCGTGCTCACCCTGGTCTTCCTGGACCGGAAGCTAAAGGAGCTCGCCCGCTGGCACGGCCCCCCGGAGGAGGCCCGGGCCTTTTTCCGCGCCCGGCTTGCGGAAGGCGCGCCGGCAAGCCGGGAGGAGAAAAGGGCCCTCCTCGCCGCCTACCACCGGACCTTTCCCCGGATGGCCAAGGCCATCCGGGAGGAGTGGGCCCGCCTCCTCAGGAGGGCTTCCGGGCCACCAGGGTGA
- the paaZ gene encoding phenylacetic acid degradation bifunctional protein PaaZ, with translation MRKLQSYLMGAWHEGAGEGMAIRDAVTGEELYRVTSEGLPLKEAVAWGREVGGKALLALGFQERGRRLRALAQHLSERKEELYRLYATTGGTRRDAWYDVDGGIGVLFTYSSLARALPEGNLLPEDEYIPLSKDLSFQGRHALVPKGGITLQINAFNFPVWGLLEKFAPAFLAGVPTLAKPATPTAHVAEGLVRLMLDSGLLPEGSLQFVAGGLGEALEALDHRDSVYFTGSKATADRLRLYPAFQRGALFNAETDSLNAAILGEEAGEEELERLAEEIAQELAIKTGQRCTAIRRVLAPEKKLTALLEATQAHLAPLRLGDPREEGVDLGPLASLAQKEEVERAVAALLQAGARVYWAHPGRRDGTFFPPTLLLAEDPWAEALHRIEPFGPVATFFPYRTKEEALRLARLGGGMLAATLATPDPGEARFFLLGLGGEVGRLHLLNRRDAKTSTGHGSPLPRLLHGGPGRAGGGLELGGLLSVKAHLARVALQGDPETLQALLLEYAKGGERPAEVHPFRKYYEELQVGETLITHRRTVTEADIALFSALSWDHFYAHTDELAARESLFGKRVAHGYFVLSAAAGLFVDPAPGPVLANYGLEGLRFTEPVAAGDTIQARLTVKGKRPRDEKSGVVEWAVEVQNQEGKVVAAYTILTLVARKPS, from the coding sequence ATGCGCAAGCTGCAGAGCTACCTGATGGGCGCCTGGCATGAGGGCGCCGGGGAAGGCATGGCCATCCGGGACGCGGTCACGGGAGAGGAGCTTTACCGGGTGACCTCGGAGGGGCTTCCCCTGAAGGAGGCCGTGGCCTGGGGCCGGGAGGTGGGGGGAAAGGCCCTTCTTGCCCTGGGCTTCCAGGAGCGGGGAAGGCGGCTTAGGGCCCTGGCCCAGCACCTCTCCGAGCGGAAGGAGGAGCTTTACCGCCTCTACGCCACCACCGGCGGTACCCGGCGGGACGCCTGGTACGACGTGGACGGGGGGATCGGGGTGCTTTTCACCTACAGCTCCCTGGCCCGCGCCCTCCCCGAGGGGAACCTGCTGCCCGAGGACGAGTACATCCCCCTCTCCAAGGACCTCTCCTTCCAGGGGCGGCACGCCCTGGTGCCCAAGGGGGGGATTACCCTCCAGATCAACGCCTTCAACTTTCCGGTCTGGGGCCTTCTGGAAAAGTTTGCCCCCGCCTTCCTGGCGGGGGTGCCCACCCTGGCCAAGCCCGCCACGCCCACGGCCCACGTGGCCGAGGGGCTCGTGCGCCTCATGCTGGACTCGGGGCTTCTTCCTGAAGGGAGCCTGCAGTTCGTGGCCGGGGGGCTCGGGGAGGCCCTCGAGGCCCTGGACCACCGGGACAGCGTCTACTTCACGGGCTCCAAGGCCACCGCCGACCGCCTGCGCCTCTACCCCGCCTTCCAGAGGGGGGCTCTTTTCAACGCCGAGACCGACTCCCTAAACGCCGCCATCCTGGGCGAAGAGGCGGGGGAGGAGGAGCTGGAGCGCCTCGCCGAGGAGATCGCCCAGGAGCTCGCCATCAAGACGGGCCAGCGGTGCACGGCCATCAGGCGGGTCCTGGCGCCGGAAAAGAAGCTCACGGCGCTTCTGGAGGCCACCCAGGCCCACCTAGCCCCCCTCCGCCTGGGCGACCCCAGGGAGGAGGGGGTGGACCTGGGCCCCCTGGCCTCCCTGGCCCAGAAGGAGGAGGTGGAGCGGGCGGTGGCGGCGCTCCTTCAGGCGGGGGCCAGGGTCTACTGGGCCCACCCCGGGAGGCGGGATGGGACCTTCTTCCCGCCCACGCTCCTCCTGGCCGAGGACCCCTGGGCCGAGGCCCTCCACCGGATTGAGCCCTTCGGCCCCGTGGCCACCTTCTTCCCCTACCGCACCAAGGAGGAGGCCCTGAGGCTCGCCCGGCTGGGCGGGGGCATGCTGGCGGCCACCCTGGCCACGCCGGACCCCGGGGAGGCCCGCTTCTTCCTCCTGGGCCTCGGGGGCGAGGTGGGCCGGCTCCACCTCCTGAACCGGCGGGACGCCAAGACCTCCACCGGCCACGGCTCCCCCCTGCCCCGCCTCCTCCACGGCGGGCCGGGGCGGGCGGGGGGCGGGCTGGAGCTGGGGGGGCTCCTCTCCGTCAAGGCCCACCTGGCCCGCGTTGCCCTCCAGGGGGACCCCGAGACCCTCCAGGCCCTTCTTTTGGAGTACGCCAAGGGGGGCGAGCGCCCCGCGGAGGTCCACCCCTTCCGCAAGTACTACGAGGAGCTCCAGGTGGGCGAGACCCTCATCACCCACCGCCGCACGGTCACCGAGGCCGACATCGCCCTCTTCTCCGCCCTCTCCTGGGACCACTTCTACGCCCACACCGACGAACTCGCCGCCCGGGAGAGCCTCTTCGGCAAGCGGGTGGCCCACGGCTACTTCGTCCTCTCCGCCGCCGCCGGGCTCTTCGTGGACCCGGCCCCGGGGCCGGTCCTGGCCAACTACGGCCTCGAGGGCCTCCGCTTCACCGAGCCTGTGGCCGCCGGGGACACCATCCAGGCCCGCCTCACCGTCAAGGGCAAGCGTCCTAGGGACGAGAAGAGCGGCGTGGTGGAGTGGGCGGTGGAGGTGCAAAACCAGGAGGGCAAGGTAGTGGCCGCCTACACCATCCTCACCCTGGTGGCCCGGAAGCCCTCCTGA
- the paaD gene encoding 1,2-phenylacetyl-CoA epoxidase subunit PaaD encodes MVERYFEALKGVKDPEIPVLNIVEMGMVLGLEAEGDRVRVRFRPTFSGCPALALIREEIRRALEEAGAKEVEVVEERTPWTTEPMTEEAKEKLRAYGVAPPLPLPMAHQDPPCPRCGSRRVALKNPFGATLCKMLYQCQACGEVFEAFKTV; translated from the coding sequence GTGGTAGAACGCTACTTTGAGGCCTTAAAGGGCGTCAAAGACCCGGAGATCCCCGTCCTCAACATCGTGGAGATGGGGATGGTGCTGGGCCTCGAGGCCGAAGGGGATAGGGTCCGGGTCCGCTTCCGCCCCACTTTCTCGGGCTGCCCCGCCTTGGCCCTCATCCGGGAGGAGATCCGAAGGGCCCTGGAAGAGGCGGGAGCCAAGGAGGTGGAGGTGGTGGAGGAAAGGACCCCCTGGACCACCGAGCCCATGACCGAGGAGGCCAAGGAGAAGCTTCGCGCCTACGGCGTGGCCCCGCCCCTCCCCCTCCCCATGGCCCACCAGGACCCCCCCTGCCCCCGGTGTGGGAGCCGGAGGGTGGCCCTCAAAAACCCCTTCGGGGCCACGCTGTGCAAGATGCTCTACCAGTGCCAGGCCTGCGGGGAGGTCTTTGAGGCCTTTAAGACGGTCTAG
- the paaC gene encoding 1,2-phenylacetyl-CoA epoxidase subunit PaaC, with product MLDPYLKEALVGKLTALADDEVVLAQRLSEWVAHAPILEEDIAIANLAQDELGHAKLYLELRQELDGSDPDQVVFLRDPLDYGNAVLVELPRGDWAFTMVRQYLFDAYEGLWLREAASSRYAPLAEVAARILKEERFHLRHSSLWVERLALGTEESHRRAQAALDLLFPYARQLFRPLEGEEALVEAGFVPDLKALEGPYLEEVGSFLKGVGLKVPEGGYVPKSRREHTEYLWSLLAEMQSVARWDREAKAW from the coding sequence ATGCTTGACCCCTACCTGAAGGAGGCCCTGGTGGGGAAGCTCACTGCCCTGGCCGACGACGAGGTGGTCCTGGCCCAGAGGCTTTCCGAGTGGGTGGCCCACGCCCCCATCCTGGAGGAGGACATCGCCATCGCCAACCTGGCCCAGGACGAGCTGGGCCACGCCAAGCTCTACCTGGAGCTGAGGCAGGAGCTGGACGGCAGCGACCCCGACCAGGTGGTCTTCTTGAGGGACCCCCTGGACTACGGGAACGCCGTCTTGGTGGAGCTTCCCCGGGGAGACTGGGCCTTCACCATGGTGCGGCAGTACCTCTTTGATGCCTACGAGGGGCTTTGGCTCCGGGAGGCCGCTTCCTCCCGCTACGCCCCCCTGGCCGAGGTGGCGGCCCGGATCCTAAAAGAGGAGCGCTTCCACCTCCGGCATTCGTCCTTGTGGGTGGAAAGGCTCGCCCTGGGGACCGAGGAGTCCCACCGTAGGGCCCAGGCGGCCCTGGACCTCCTCTTCCCCTACGCCCGCCAGCTCTTCCGCCCCCTGGAGGGGGAGGAGGCCTTGGTGGAGGCGGGGTTCGTGCCGGACCTAAAGGCCCTGGAAGGCCCCTACCTGGAGGAGGTGGGAAGCTTCCTGAAGGGGGTGGGGCTCAAGGTGCCCGAGGGCGGGTACGTGCCCAAAAGCCGCCGGGAGCACACGGAATACCTGTGGTCCCTCTTGGCCGAGATGCAGTCCGTGGCCCGCTGGGACCGGGAGGCCAAGGCGTGGTAG